A part of Euzebya sp. genomic DNA contains:
- a CDS encoding ABC transporter substrate-binding protein — protein MLPWLVIAVLAAACSGAADGDGARGTGQDGGQALSGEITILHAFTAEADVQALEAVTEAFEARHPNVTVTEEGSNDFGQLARARIASGTPPDIILHPQPGLLRDFIAQGVVQPLDRPTPAREQDARVDLVAEVVDLTTVDGVPYAFPVRVSIKSLVWYDLPVFESAGYEVPSTWDDLLALTEQIAEDGRHAPWCIGIESGEATGWPATDWVEDVVLRALGPERYDAWVAGELAFASPEVLDAVEQHMVPIWTTDGYVAGGREAIARTDFGQSVAGILGGSDARCVLHRQATFIEGFIAEADPDATFGTDYGVFVLPPIDPDHGTPVLGAADLAARYTDTPASRAFMDFITTREAGEGWARGGFLSPLADVDPTAYPTDSAREAARILGEADVFRFDGSDLMPGDVGASSRPGSFWLEMTRWIAGDATLEEAFAAIDRRYAEVAGG, from the coding sequence GTGCTGCCATGGCTGGTGATCGCCGTGCTCGCCGCGGCCTGCAGCGGGGCGGCGGACGGCGACGGCGCGCGGGGCACCGGCCAGGACGGTGGGCAGGCGCTCTCGGGCGAGATCACGATCCTCCACGCGTTCACGGCGGAGGCCGACGTCCAGGCGCTGGAGGCGGTGACCGAGGCCTTCGAAGCCCGGCACCCGAACGTGACGGTCACCGAGGAGGGGTCGAACGACTTCGGCCAGCTCGCCCGGGCCCGGATCGCCTCGGGGACGCCGCCGGACATCATCCTCCACCCCCAGCCCGGCCTCCTCCGGGACTTCATCGCCCAGGGCGTCGTCCAGCCGCTGGACCGTCCCACCCCCGCTCGAGAGCAGGATGCGCGCGTCGACCTCGTCGCGGAGGTCGTCGACCTCACCACGGTCGACGGCGTGCCCTACGCGTTCCCGGTCCGGGTCAGCATCAAGAGCCTGGTCTGGTACGACCTGCCGGTCTTCGAGTCCGCGGGCTACGAGGTCCCCTCCACCTGGGATGACCTCCTCGCCCTGACCGAGCAGATCGCCGAGGACGGCCGCCACGCGCCGTGGTGCATCGGCATCGAGTCCGGCGAGGCCACCGGCTGGCCGGCGACCGACTGGGTGGAGGACGTGGTCCTGCGCGCACTCGGACCCGAGCGCTACGACGCGTGGGTCGCCGGCGAGCTCGCCTTCGCCTCCCCGGAGGTCCTCGATGCGGTCGAGCAGCACATGGTGCCGATCTGGACGACCGACGGCTACGTCGCCGGGGGCCGTGAGGCCATCGCCCGGACCGACTTCGGCCAGTCGGTCGCGGGGATCCTCGGCGGGTCCGATGCGCGGTGCGTGCTGCACCGGCAGGCGACGTTCATCGAGGGGTTCATCGCCGAGGCCGACCCCGACGCCACCTTCGGCACCGACTACGGCGTGTTCGTCCTGCCGCCGATCGACCCCGACCACGGCACGCCGGTGCTCGGCGCCGCCGACCTCGCCGCCCGCTACACCGACACGCCCGCATCGCGTGCCTTCATGGACTTCATCACGACCCGCGAGGCGGGGGAGGGGTGGGCCCGCGGCGGCTTCCTGTCGCCGCTCGCCGACGTCGATCCCACCGCGTACCCGACCGACTCCGCTCGCGAGGCCGCGCGGATCCTCGGCGAGGCCGACGTGTTCCGCTTCGACGGGTCCGACCTGATGCCGGGCGATGTCGGTGCCAGCTCCCGACCGGGGTCGTTCTGGCTCGAGATGACGCGGTGGATCGCCGGCGACGCCACCCTGGAGGAGGCCTTCGCCGCCATCGACCGCCGCTACGCCGAGGTCGCCGGCGGCTGA
- a CDS encoding LCP family protein — protein sequence MDLLDPPAPPPPTTDRPRHRRAAGRRSAHLARSRRTRRRTRWLRRARRTGLVLALAVAIGLVVWAVLLLTGGDETAEAPADGQVTPAGPVPQQVIAWVRTAEPGGPAIGLTLLAAGEDGSANATFVPSTTLVEIPGVGMDRVGLAHQYGGHALTAATLSNAIGIEIAGSVALDQPALGTLLQRIGGAEVDVPERLVARAADGSGTVAFEPGPQFLNGVRLAAFWAFAERGESELDTFPRQQRALDAMLRAVADADPAAVADALDPHRADLDRTVLSDVIGTAARAAVDGRMTYQLLPVEPLGSADQGLGASFQLLTEEVAALVDAELPGAVPAAGATGPLSLQVLNGVGTPGIGQQVDERLQGMGLRIVRTENARSFDFLETQILIYDETPELLDAARQVQSALGVGTIRVSRQPQSVVDLTVVVGGDFIGRGSSAPAGL from the coding sequence ATGGACCTCCTCGACCCGCCGGCTCCACCGCCCCCCACCACCGACCGCCCCCGGCACCGTCGTGCCGCCGGTCGCCGCAGCGCCCACCTCGCCCGCAGCCGCCGCACACGCCGGCGGACCAGGTGGCTGCGACGGGCCCGGCGGACCGGACTGGTCCTGGCCCTGGCGGTGGCCATCGGCCTGGTCGTGTGGGCCGTCCTGCTCCTGACCGGCGGGGACGAGACCGCCGAGGCCCCCGCGGACGGCCAGGTGACCCCCGCCGGACCGGTGCCGCAGCAGGTGATCGCCTGGGTCCGCACCGCCGAGCCAGGTGGTCCGGCCATCGGCCTGACGCTGCTCGCCGCCGGCGAGGACGGATCCGCCAACGCCACGTTCGTCCCCTCCACCACCCTCGTCGAGATCCCCGGCGTGGGCATGGACCGGGTCGGCCTGGCCCACCAGTACGGCGGGCACGCGCTGACCGCCGCGACGCTCTCGAACGCGATCGGCATCGAGATCGCCGGGTCGGTGGCCCTCGACCAGCCCGCGCTCGGCACCCTCCTCCAGCGGATCGGCGGGGCGGAGGTCGACGTCCCCGAGCGGCTGGTCGCCCGCGCCGCTGACGGATCCGGCACGGTCGCCTTCGAGCCCGGCCCGCAGTTCCTGAACGGGGTCAGGCTCGCCGCCTTCTGGGCCTTCGCCGAGCGGGGCGAGAGCGAGCTCGACACCTTCCCCCGCCAGCAGCGGGCGCTCGACGCCATGCTGCGGGCGGTGGCCGACGCCGACCCGGCCGCGGTGGCTGACGCGCTCGACCCGCACCGCGCCGACCTCGACCGGACCGTGCTCAGCGACGTGATCGGCACCGCCGCGCGGGCCGCGGTGGACGGGCGGATGACCTACCAGCTGCTCCCCGTCGAACCCCTCGGCTCGGCGGACCAGGGCCTCGGCGCCAGCTTCCAGCTGCTCACCGAGGAGGTGGCGGCCCTCGTCGACGCCGAGCTCCCCGGCGCGGTCCCCGCGGCGGGTGCGACCGGACCGCTGTCGCTGCAGGTGCTGAACGGCGTCGGCACCCCGGGGATCGGGCAGCAGGTCGACGAGCGGCTGCAGGGGATGGGGCTGCGGATCGTGCGCACCGAGAACGCCCGCAGCTTCGACTTCCTCGAGACCCAGATCCTGATCTACGACGAGACCCCCGAGCTCCTGGACGCCGCGCGGCAGGTGCAGTCCGCGCTCGGCGTCGGTACGATCCGGGTCAGCCGCCAGCCACAGAGCGTCGTGGACCTCACCGTGGTGGTGGGCGGCGACTTCATCGGCCGCGGCTCGAGCGCCCCGGCTGGTCTCTAG
- a CDS encoding TenA family protein, whose protein sequence is MDSRTLWASAQPTAQACLGHPFVRGIADGSLARPAFTHYVAQDAFFLEAFARAYALGLARSPDGDVLRRFKALLDGAVDELDLHAGYAERWDVDLTPSPTAATRAYTDFLLRTAALEPLGNVLAAMTPCMRLYAWLGQQLAEDADPSSDYIDWVRTYAADDFEVLAATVEQLLDDLGGHPATLTDRYQTAMELELAFFDSAHASAAEGATDR, encoded by the coding sequence ATGGACTCACGAACCCTGTGGGCGTCCGCCCAGCCGACGGCGCAGGCCTGCCTCGGCCACCCCTTCGTCCGCGGCATCGCCGACGGCTCGCTCGCCCGGCCCGCCTTCACCCACTACGTCGCACAGGACGCGTTCTTCCTCGAGGCCTTCGCGCGGGCGTACGCGCTCGGCCTGGCCCGCTCCCCGGACGGCGACGTGCTGCGGCGCTTCAAGGCCCTGCTCGACGGCGCGGTCGACGAGCTCGACCTCCACGCCGGCTACGCCGAGCGCTGGGACGTCGACCTCACCCCCTCCCCCACCGCGGCGACCCGCGCCTACACCGACTTCCTGCTGCGCACCGCGGCCCTGGAGCCGCTCGGGAACGTCCTCGCCGCGATGACGCCGTGCATGCGGCTGTACGCCTGGCTGGGGCAGCAGCTCGCCGAGGACGCCGACCCGTCCTCGGACTACATCGACTGGGTCCGCACCTACGCCGCCGACGACTTCGAGGTTCTCGCGGCGACCGTCGAGCAGCTCCTCGACGACCTGGGCGGGCACCCGGCCACGCTGACCGACCGCTACCAGACCGCGATGGAGCTCGAGCTCGCGTTCTTCGACTCCGCCCACGCCAGCGCAGCTGAGGGGGCCACGGACCGGTGA
- a CDS encoding TenA family transcriptional regulator: MSTSSALITAHPDAWRAATTSPFLDGIADGSLPADAFDRWLEQDHRFVETLVRAWGRLLGSAPRRDMGLLVGGMRAFVDELAWFEDIAAVRGLDLDGPELPATAAYDEVLMDLAGRAYPVAITAMWAVEAAYLAAWQRALPGAEAYAEYVTHWANDAFAAFVTDLGRVVDRELPDGPTSAATDAFLVVARHEAAFWAMTLG; the protein is encoded by the coding sequence GTGAGCACCTCGAGCGCGCTGATCACCGCCCACCCCGACGCCTGGCGGGCCGCGACCACGTCGCCGTTCCTCGACGGCATCGCCGACGGCAGCCTCCCGGCGGACGCCTTCGACCGCTGGCTCGAGCAGGACCACCGCTTCGTCGAGACCCTCGTCCGCGCATGGGGCCGGCTCCTCGGGTCGGCGCCCCGGCGGGACATGGGGCTCCTCGTGGGAGGGATGCGGGCCTTCGTAGACGAGCTGGCCTGGTTCGAGGACATCGCGGCGGTGCGTGGTCTCGACCTCGACGGTCCGGAGCTGCCCGCCACCGCCGCCTACGACGAGGTCCTCATGGACCTCGCGGGACGTGCGTACCCGGTGGCGATCACCGCGATGTGGGCGGTGGAGGCGGCGTACCTCGCCGCGTGGCAGCGGGCGCTGCCCGGCGCGGAGGCCTACGCCGAGTACGTGACGCACTGGGCGAACGACGCGTTCGCCGCGTTCGTGACCGATCTCGGGCGGGTCGTCGACCGCGAGCTGCCCGACGGCCCGACGTCGGCGGCGACCGACGCGTTCCTGGTCGTGGCACGCCACGAGGCGGCCTTCTGGGCGATGACCCTCGGCTGA
- a CDS encoding type II toxin-antitoxin system VapC family toxin: protein MIVVDTAALIEYFTSAADDAMRLRDRITGVPLAAPHGLDLEVISGLRGLVLGGKVSPEDGRRALLLMEQLDLRRYDIAPLTDRIWQLRDNMWPYDAAFVALAEVLDVPLVTVDAKFARTPGLRCQVEVVA from the coding sequence ATGATCGTCGTGGACACCGCGGCCCTCATCGAGTACTTCACGAGCGCCGCTGACGATGCCATGCGGTTGAGAGACCGGATCACCGGCGTCCCCTTGGCCGCTCCGCATGGACTCGACCTCGAGGTCATCTCCGGACTCCGGGGTCTGGTGCTGGGCGGGAAGGTCTCGCCGGAGGACGGTCGTCGGGCGCTGCTCCTGATGGAGCAGCTGGACCTCCGCCGCTACGACATCGCCCCGCTGACCGACCGCATCTGGCAGCTGCGCGACAACATGTGGCCCTACGACGCAGCCTTCGTCGCGTTGGCCGAGGTCCTCGACGTGCCTCTTGTGACGGTGGACGCGAAGTTCGCTCGGACGCCGGGTCTACGGTGCCAGGTCGAGGTGGTCGCCTGA
- a CDS encoding helix-hairpin-helix domain-containing protein produces the protein MRSHLARLRESLEPVGIAPAEALALLILLAGAAALSGVVWWTNESAAPAPPVASTVEERPGPLEVTPDAPRGPPPGPATPAGDVVGHVAGAVARPGVLTLPAGSRVADAVTAAGGPTPDAVTGALNLARPLEDGEQVHVPAAGEDPPPSAPPPPSAAGDPPGPLDLNTATTAQLEALPGVGPVMAQRIVEHREAIGGYLDVTQLLEVPGIGPGRFAELEPLVSV, from the coding sequence GTGCGCTCCCACCTGGCGCGGCTGCGCGAGTCCCTGGAACCGGTCGGCATCGCGCCGGCGGAGGCGCTGGCTCTGCTCATCCTGCTCGCCGGCGCCGCCGCCCTCAGCGGGGTCGTGTGGTGGACCAATGAGTCCGCCGCTCCCGCGCCACCGGTCGCCTCGACCGTCGAGGAGCGCCCCGGCCCGCTCGAGGTGACCCCGGACGCCCCGCGCGGGCCCCCTCCCGGTCCTGCGACCCCCGCCGGTGATGTCGTCGGCCACGTCGCCGGCGCCGTCGCACGGCCCGGGGTCCTCACGCTGCCGGCCGGGTCCCGGGTCGCCGACGCGGTCACGGCCGCCGGCGGCCCCACCCCCGACGCGGTGACCGGGGCGCTGAACCTCGCCCGTCCGCTCGAGGACGGCGAGCAGGTCCACGTGCCCGCTGCCGGGGAGGACCCGCCCCCGAGCGCCCCGCCTCCGCCCTCCGCTGCGGGCGACCCCCCCGGCCCGCTGGACCTCAACACCGCGACCACGGCCCAGCTGGAGGCGCTGCCGGGGGTCGGACCGGTCATGGCCCAGCGGATCGTCGAGCACCGCGAGGCGATCGGCGGGTACCTGGACGTGACCCAGCTCCTCGAGGTGCCGGGCATCGGCCCCGGGCGGTTCGCCGAGCTCGAGCCGCTGGTCTCGGTGTGA
- the rsfS gene encoding ribosome silencing factor, with product MDLAQIRQQVMTGASAVSAKKATDVVVLEVGPLLGITDFFLLLSTANARQLKAAVEEAEHQLRTTHGRRPIGREGSPEAGWIVLDYGDFVIHAFTAVQREVYGLERLWSDAVRTEVDEAVEAR from the coding sequence ATGGACCTCGCGCAGATCCGCCAGCAGGTCATGACGGGGGCGTCAGCGGTCAGCGCGAAGAAGGCGACCGACGTGGTGGTCCTCGAGGTGGGCCCGCTGCTCGGCATCACCGACTTCTTCCTGCTGCTGTCCACGGCCAACGCCCGCCAGCTGAAGGCCGCGGTCGAAGAGGCCGAGCACCAGCTGCGCACCACCCACGGCCGCCGTCCGATCGGCCGCGAGGGATCGCCCGAGGCCGGGTGGATCGTGCTCGACTACGGCGACTTCGTCATCCACGCCTTCACCGCGGTCCAGCGGGAGGTCTACGGCCTCGAGCGGCTGTGGAGCGACGCGGTCCGGACCGAGGTCGATGAGGCGGTCGAGGCCCGCTAG
- a CDS encoding D-arabinono-1,4-lactone oxidase yields MAHPPRWRNWSGSVRATPQRIARPRDAGEVADLVRGLAGRTLRVAASGHSFSPIAASDDVMATLADMPTLVEPAPDGRTVTASAGTTIRQLNARLADHGLALRNAGDIDHQTIAGALATGTHGTGLAFGPMHADLVGVELVDARGEISWIDGTGTDEGAGGPALEAARLALGTLGVVTRVRLAVVPAYRLATHVSRVLLDDVLTDLDHHLRDHRHAEFYWLPHTRWTQLKLADATDEPALPTSAMQRINDVVLENAAIWAAGQVARTFPGASAAVSRLLARGIADVQSRLPSHAAFASTRWVRFQEMEYSLPADALVPVLEALDALITAERLPVALPVEVRAVAADRTAWLSPAWGPEGSHRMYVAIHAFRGMPYTRYFRRAEAIFRSHGGRPHWGKVHTLAADDLQGLYPRFADFAAERERSDPDGVFLSPYLARILSPTPSRCG; encoded by the coding sequence ATGGCTCACCCCCCGCGCTGGCGAAACTGGTCGGGGTCGGTCCGGGCGACCCCGCAGCGGATCGCTCGCCCCCGCGACGCCGGCGAGGTCGCCGACCTCGTCCGCGGCCTGGCCGGACGCACCCTGCGGGTCGCGGCCAGCGGCCACTCCTTCTCGCCGATCGCCGCGAGCGACGACGTCATGGCCACCCTCGCCGACATGCCCACCCTCGTCGAGCCGGCGCCGGACGGCCGCACGGTGACCGCGAGCGCCGGCACGACCATCCGCCAGCTGAACGCGCGCCTCGCCGACCACGGGCTGGCCCTGCGCAACGCCGGCGACATCGACCACCAGACCATCGCCGGGGCACTCGCCACCGGGACGCACGGCACAGGACTCGCGTTCGGGCCGATGCACGCCGACCTGGTCGGCGTCGAGCTGGTCGACGCCCGCGGCGAGATCAGCTGGATCGACGGGACGGGGACCGACGAGGGGGCCGGCGGGCCGGCGCTCGAGGCCGCCCGCCTCGCCCTCGGGACCCTCGGCGTGGTCACCCGCGTCCGCCTCGCCGTCGTCCCCGCCTACCGGCTGGCCACGCACGTGTCGCGGGTCCTGCTGGACGACGTGCTGACCGACCTCGACCACCACCTGCGCGACCACCGCCACGCCGAGTTCTACTGGCTGCCGCACACCCGCTGGACCCAGCTGAAGCTGGCCGACGCGACCGACGAGCCCGCCCTGCCGACCAGCGCGATGCAGCGGATCAACGACGTGGTGCTCGAGAACGCCGCGATCTGGGCCGCGGGGCAGGTCGCGCGGACCTTCCCGGGCGCGTCCGCCGCGGTCAGCCGGCTTCTCGCCCGCGGCATCGCCGACGTCCAGTCGCGGCTGCCGAGCCACGCGGCGTTCGCGTCGACCCGGTGGGTGCGGTTCCAGGAGATGGAGTACTCCCTGCCCGCCGACGCCCTCGTCCCCGTCCTCGAGGCGCTCGACGCGCTGATCACCGCCGAGCGGCTGCCCGTCGCCCTGCCGGTCGAGGTGCGGGCGGTCGCCGCGGACCGGACCGCGTGGCTCTCACCGGCCTGGGGGCCGGAGGGGTCGCACCGGATGTACGTGGCCATCCACGCGTTCCGCGGCATGCCCTACACCCGGTACTTCCGCCGGGCCGAGGCGATCTTCCGGTCACACGGCGGTCGGCCGCACTGGGGGAAGGTGCACACGCTCGCGGCCGACGACCTGCAGGGCCTGTACCCGCGGTTCGCGGACTTCGCGGCCGAGCGCGAGCGATCGGACCCCGACGGGGTGTTCCTGTCGCCGTACCTCGCGCGGATCCTTTCCCCGACCCCGTCACGGTGTGGCTGA
- a CDS encoding ComEC/Rec2 family competence protein, giving the protein MTTTTAALVLACAWVGALVGAAIPLVAPIGLVAGVAAVAGAALAAIGRRGRPLLVAVVLAVAATAARGASVRTVAVAEGVLARAVDERVTATGGGLAVSVDLTAVDDPRTTRTGGRWVLARLSAVEVPADARTPTPSTRCAAAPEQGPGCTSAASAPRRTRERVVLRLPADVRAPFDAHLRVRGLATPIEGAAAGWFEGLGAVVQIDPVRTEPIADPPGWRAATTWLRVRTGAAAGTHLGRAPAALLAGLVTGDVEDLPEATADQVRDAGLSHLVAVSGSNVALVVAGVLGFAGLVGVGRRGGWWLALGAVWWFAVLVRVEPSVVRASAMATLVLAALLVGRVRSTGHLLCTAGAVVLLVDPMLARRLGFVLSMSATAGVVLIAPALAARRPTWLPRPVAALASATVAAQVAVAPVLLVGGDGVHAASIPANVLAVPAAGAASLVGAVAAVVAVIDVEAAGVVAAVARPALWLVLASARWFADPAVRQAVEVIGALAAAGLLAILAWRRLPHRVRVVGPVVVAVVAAMLVGRGPTSTGAPASPVLIALDVGQGDAILLGDPSGGWVLVDGGPDPAAAADRLADRGITRLAAVVASHSDADHVTGLPAVLRAVDVGTVIIGPRGEAAADLLAAARSAGTRVTTVAAGGSWQHGTTAIRVLSPPQTGLGEDPNDNSLVLRVDVPGGRSALLTGDAEVVPQSLLIDDPLVDVDVLKVPHHGGATNAQGFLAATTPEVAVISVGADNDFGHPHPDVLADLAGIDLRRTDEDGDVVIILRP; this is encoded by the coding sequence GTGACGACCACCACCGCCGCGCTCGTGCTCGCCTGCGCGTGGGTCGGTGCGCTCGTCGGCGCGGCCATCCCCCTCGTCGCGCCGATCGGACTCGTGGCGGGGGTGGCCGCGGTGGCGGGAGCCGCCCTCGCCGCGATCGGCCGCCGCGGACGTCCGCTGCTCGTCGCCGTGGTCCTCGCCGTCGCGGCGACCGCCGCGCGCGGGGCGAGCGTCCGGACCGTCGCCGTGGCGGAGGGCGTCCTCGCACGGGCGGTCGACGAGCGGGTGACGGCGACGGGGGGTGGGCTCGCAGTCTCGGTCGACCTCACCGCGGTCGACGACCCGCGGACCACCCGGACCGGTGGCCGGTGGGTCCTCGCGCGGCTCAGCGCCGTCGAGGTGCCCGCCGACGCGCGGACCCCGACCCCCTCCACGAGATGTGCCGCAGCGCCGGAGCAGGGGCCCGGGTGCACCTCGGCGGCCTCGGCACCGCGGCGGACCCGCGAGCGGGTGGTCCTCCGGTTGCCGGCTGACGTCCGGGCGCCGTTCGACGCCCACCTCCGCGTCCGGGGGCTCGCCACGCCGATCGAGGGCGCGGCGGCGGGGTGGTTCGAGGGACTCGGCGCGGTCGTGCAGATCGACCCCGTCCGGACCGAGCCGATCGCTGACCCGCCGGGATGGCGGGCGGCCACCACCTGGCTGCGGGTCCGGACCGGCGCCGCCGCCGGCACGCACCTGGGACGAGCCCCCGCGGCGCTGCTCGCGGGCCTGGTGACCGGCGACGTCGAGGACCTGCCGGAGGCGACGGCGGACCAGGTCCGCGACGCCGGGCTCAGCCACCTGGTGGCGGTCTCCGGATCGAACGTCGCGCTCGTCGTCGCCGGGGTCCTCGGCTTCGCGGGCCTCGTCGGCGTCGGTCGTCGGGGTGGCTGGTGGCTCGCCCTGGGTGCGGTGTGGTGGTTCGCCGTGCTCGTGCGCGTCGAGCCGAGCGTCGTCCGTGCCAGCGCGATGGCCACGCTGGTCCTCGCCGCGCTCCTCGTCGGCCGCGTCCGGTCCACCGGGCACCTGCTGTGCACCGCCGGTGCGGTGGTGCTGCTGGTCGATCCGATGCTCGCCAGGCGGCTGGGGTTCGTGCTGTCGATGTCCGCGACGGCCGGTGTCGTGCTGATCGCGCCTGCGCTGGCGGCCCGACGTCCGACGTGGCTGCCACGGCCGGTCGCGGCGCTCGCGAGCGCGACCGTCGCCGCCCAGGTGGCCGTCGCCCCGGTCCTGCTGGTCGGCGGGGACGGGGTCCACGCGGCGAGCATCCCGGCCAACGTCCTCGCGGTCCCCGCCGCGGGCGCCGCGAGCCTCGTCGGTGCCGTGGCGGCGGTCGTCGCGGTGATCGACGTCGAGGCGGCCGGCGTGGTGGCGGCCGTGGCGCGGCCGGCGCTGTGGCTCGTGCTGGCGAGCGCTCGCTGGTTCGCCGACCCGGCCGTCCGCCAGGCGGTGGAGGTCATCGGCGCGCTCGCGGCGGCGGGGCTGCTCGCGATCCTGGCGTGGCGTCGCCTGCCGCACCGCGTCCGCGTCGTCGGCCCCGTCGTCGTGGCGGTGGTCGCCGCGATGCTCGTCGGTCGCGGACCCACGTCCACCGGCGCGCCCGCGTCGCCGGTCCTCATCGCCCTCGACGTGGGCCAGGGGGACGCGATCCTCCTCGGCGACCCGAGCGGCGGGTGGGTCCTCGTGGACGGCGGGCCCGATCCCGCTGCGGCGGCGGACCGCCTCGCGGACCGCGGGATCACCCGGCTCGCCGCGGTCGTGGCGAGCCACTCCGACGCCGACCACGTCACGGGCCTCCCGGCGGTGCTGCGCGCCGTCGACGTCGGGACCGTCATCATCGGCCCGCGCGGCGAGGCGGCCGCGGACCTGCTGGCAGCGGCCCGGTCCGCCGGCACGCGGGTGACGACGGTCGCCGCCGGCGGGTCGTGGCAGCACGGGACGACCGCGATCCGGGTGCTGTCCCCGCCCCAGACCGGCCTCGGCGAGGACCCGAACGACAACAGCCTGGTGCTCCGGGTCGACGTGCCGGGTGGGCGGAGCGCGCTGCTCACCGGTGACGCCGAGGTGGTTCCGCAGTCCCTCCTGATCGACGACCCGCTGGTTGACGTGGACGTCCTCAAGGTGCCCCACCACGGGGGTGCCACCAACGCGCAGGGCTTCCTGGCCGCGACCACCCCCGAGGTGGCGGTCATCAGCGTCGGCGCGGACAACGACTTCGGCCACCCCCACCCGGACGTGCTCGCCGACCTGGCCGGGATCGATCTGCGGCGTACCGATGAGGACGGTGACGTGGTCATCATCCTGCGGCCGTGA
- the nadD gene encoding nicotinate-nucleotide adenylyltransferase: protein MARRLGIMGGTFDPIHMGHLVTAEQARVDVGLDEVVFVPAGAPWQKSGGRAVSAGEHRYLMTVLATAANPFFSVSRIEIDRGGPTYTVETLRSLRASLTDTELFFITGADAILNILTWKDAGEAVDLASFVAATRPGYDLAALEEHDLTRQVTLLDVPALAISSSDVRARFEAGRPVRYLIPREVEEFARKHGLYGTHGQGLAAADVGVS from the coding sequence ATGGCTCGCCGGCTCGGCATCATGGGCGGCACCTTCGATCCCATCCACATGGGGCACCTGGTGACCGCCGAGCAGGCGCGCGTGGACGTCGGGCTGGACGAGGTCGTGTTCGTCCCCGCCGGCGCGCCGTGGCAGAAGAGCGGGGGGCGTGCGGTCTCCGCCGGTGAGCACCGCTACCTGATGACCGTGCTCGCCACCGCCGCGAACCCGTTCTTCAGCGTCAGCCGGATCGAGATCGACCGGGGCGGGCCGACCTACACCGTCGAGACCCTCCGGTCCCTCCGCGCGAGCCTGACCGACACCGAGCTGTTCTTCATCACCGGTGCCGATGCGATCCTCAACATCCTGACCTGGAAGGACGCCGGTGAGGCGGTCGACCTGGCCTCCTTCGTCGCGGCGACCCGGCCCGGATACGACCTGGCCGCCCTGGAGGAGCACGACCTCACCCGCCAGGTCACCCTGCTCGACGTCCCCGCGCTGGCGATCAGCTCGAGCGACGTCCGCGCCCGCTTCGAGGCGGGACGACCGGTCCGCTACCTCATCCCGCGCGAGGTCGAGGAGTTCGCCCGCAAGCACGGGCTGTACGGCACCCACGGGCAGGGCCTGGCCGCGGCCGACGTCGGGGTGAGCTGA
- a CDS encoding pentapeptide repeat-containing protein, producing MAEVHGAEVDELVAGATAYVSCRFPGAALEGADLTRLTFEGCAFEAANLRNARFHDTRLTDCTFVGCDLLGVDLTVLDWPQFGLADPPAFVDCRMDHVDAHGLALDGIVLYGCALVEADLEGSALRGADLRHADLTGTRLSGTDLSEADLTGAVGYDLHPERTTTTGARVSLPEGAAILRALGLVVTSSEDRMSAVERLADR from the coding sequence GTGGCTGAGGTCCACGGGGCGGAGGTCGACGAGCTGGTCGCGGGCGCGACCGCCTACGTCAGCTGCCGCTTCCCCGGTGCGGCGCTCGAAGGCGCCGATCTCACCCGCCTGACCTTCGAGGGCTGCGCGTTCGAGGCCGCCAACCTGCGCAACGCGCGGTTCCACGACACCCGGCTGACCGACTGCACGTTCGTGGGGTGCGACCTGCTCGGCGTGGACCTGACCGTCCTCGACTGGCCGCAGTTCGGGCTGGCGGACCCGCCCGCGTTCGTCGACTGCCGCATGGACCACGTCGACGCCCACGGCCTCGCCCTCGACGGGATCGTCCTGTACGGCTGCGCGCTGGTCGAGGCCGATCTCGAGGGCAGCGCCCTCCGCGGCGCGGACCTCCGCCACGCCGACCTGACGGGGACGAGGCTGTCGGGCACCGACCTCTCCGAGGCCGATCTGACCGGCGCGGTCGGCTACGACCTGCACCCGGAGCGGACGACCACGACCGGTGCCCGGGTGTCGCTGCCCGAAGGGGCGGCGATCCTGCGGGCGCTCGGGCTGGTGGTCACCTCGTCGGAGGACCGGATGTCCGCGGTGGAGCGCCTGGCCGACCGCTGA